The genomic interval GGCTCGTATTTTTAAATGGAGCAGCGTTCCCTTGCGCAATCCCTGTAGAATTGTACACACCGTCAATATACAAACTTGAAATCCCTAACCCCCATGAGTCCTGCTGAATTCTTAGTGAGTTGTAATTTCCACCTACCCCAATAAAAAAACCATGAGGATTAGGAGCCGATCCCATGGTACCTGCGAAAGCTGAGCTCCCAAAAATGGAGAGAGATAAAATTGTTTTTGTTAATTTGGAAAACATTTATAGTCCTTTATAAAAATAGGGAGAGTGAGTGTATTCATTAATTGAACTTCTGACAATCATTAAAGCACTCAAAATGAACGTGTTTCACTCTGCAGAGGCAAAGTTAGTTGGCATTGAATTGCTATACAGTTCAACATCATGGATAGGATATCTGTTGCTGGTTTGTTATCAAAAACGGCTGTCTCTATAAATTTTCAATGAACATTACAGGATTAAATCCAATATAATTCTTCCGTCTTGAGAGGGTCATGCACTCCGAATCTAAATGCACAAAAATTAATACTTCATAAGCAATACCCTATTCTTATTAGCAATTTTCAACTACAGGAAACCTCGTCAATTGCTATGGAATCATCGAACCATTTTATCAAGGTAGATTCTCCTAAATTGTCATAGATGTAGGATAAATACAAAGTTAACTCTTCTTCATCATTTTTATCGAATACATTTTTATCAGAATCTATTAATGGTTCATGATGAAAAAAAACTCCATCAAGATAATGATTACAAAAATCATGATAATCTCTTGTGAACAAAAGGAAGGTATGCCACATATTATCTATGTCACTCATCTCTGAATGTATGACGCATGAAAAGTTAAGTGAATTATCATTTGCATGAGTCTTTTTATCCACCCGATGTTTATGACAAAGCCAAACAAATTTCATTAACTCTTTGAGTGCTTCTTCGGCATGCATTTTAGCATCGGGATAGTCCTTACAATATCGAGAAATAATTTTATCGTTTTTATAACGCATCAGTTTTTTTAAATTAGGTAGGTTCATAATTAAATCTTTATTCAAAGCGATAATATTTGATTCACACAGCATATCCGTAAATATGCTGTGATTCTGAGTAGTTATCTAATGCTAGTACAGGGCCGGCACCAACCTTTGTCTTTTTTTAATACTTTTTGCTGGACAATTTTTTTAATAATTTTTTCTTTCATAAAAACACTCCTTATTAATAATTAAATTCAGTTAAAGAATATAAACTCATTATTAATCAGTCAATTAGTTACTTTTTAGTAACTATACCCTGGTAGCATATCTTAATATTTATCGGACAAGATATTCAGGGGATGCTTATAAGGATATTTTATGCGTAACAAAAAAAGAGCTAGAAAAGATACTCATTGTGTTTACGAAGAAATACTAAATAGGTCAGCTTCGTGTTTAGCCCTGACTGATTAGTCTTGAAGGAAAGAAACTTATTGTTTTTTTTGAATTCTATATAAAATATGTTTTGAAAGCCTGTGATCCAAAGGTAAATTAGGATGAGCGAAATCTCCATCCAAATCACGTATCATTCCAATCTTCTCCATCACACGAAAAGAACGTATATTAGCGGGTACGGTAAATGAAACAATCTCTTTAAGATCACACTGATTAAATCCATACTTCAAACAAGCTCTTGCGCCTTCTGTAGCATATCCCTTTTTCCAATACTTCGAACCAAGCCTCCACCCAACCTCTACTGCCTGGCCAAATGGAGCTTCCCATTTGATAAGATTTAATCCAATAAAACCGATGAACTGGCCCTTTGTTTTTTCTTCAGCCGCCCATAACGTGTAGCCAAGTTCATCAAATTGATTATTCATACTAGAAATAAAATCTGTCACTTCGTTCATAGTCAGTGAGCCTTTTAAAAACTCAATCACTTTAGGATCTTGGTTGATGCGATAGTATTCAACAACATCCTCATTGCTCCAAGTGCGCAATACCAACCTATCCGTTTCAATTATTCCCATAAATCACCTAAATCAATTACTACAATTTGAGATTAATTATAAAGCTAATATGGATTTAAAAACTCAGCGACTCATGGATTCAATCACAAAGATTGAGGATTTTTATAATAAATCGATAATTTTTTAGCCATCCAACCATTATCTGGAAAGGTTGTTCCCGGAACTTCCCAAACACCCGTTGCAAAAGCGCCAGCTCCCCATAAAATTGCAAATATATGTGCATCAACTGCATTTTGTAACTGGTTAGTGTTATTGTGTGCCCAATTAAAGTTGTTTAACGTCAAACATTGTGTCGCACTTTTGTCAGCACACAAGCTATATGCCACCGGTAAACGAGTAATATCATGATTAATCCAAGAAGCGATATTGCTTAAATCTTGTTGTAAGTTAGAGTCACCAAAAAAGTATACTGGCGCAGTTCCTTCTTCATGTGCATCGAGAATAGGCTCATCCTTTGTTGGAATATGTGCGGCAGGTATTTGCCATAACATAGCAGGTATATAATTTTTTCCTGCCTGCTCTCCCAATCCCTCACTTATTTCTTTGGTCATAGTCAGGAAGTTTTGCCATGCAACATCATTATAAAACGTTGCTTGATTTATTAATAAGTTAGGAAATTTGCTGCTGTAATCATCAGCACCATAGCGATCAAAATAAATAAAATCGGGTTTGTAAGTACCCGCGAATAATTCAAAACTCTTTAAATCTGCAAGAACTTTATCGACATAAGGCCTTACAGCAGAGGGGCCTTGATGTATCCACCACCCTCCTTCAGGAACTGCGGAAATATTTTCATGAACACCCAGAGCAACATGGGGACCAAAATATTTAGCTATCCAATTTTGCGCTTGTAACCAGCCATTAAAATTATCTGCAAAATCAGGGATGTTATTCGTTACGTCTGATGCCCTACAAAGTGGCACCACATACTCATTCACGCAAGCAGCAAAAGTTTGTCCCGCAGTGTAATTATCCGTTTTAGACTTGAGCCAAAGATGTAAATCAGTTGGAGTACCATTGATTGTTACCGGTTTATTATCCCAATCATACGTACAATTTGGCGTATTGGTACTGTTATAGCTCACTTTTGTAGTCATCATACAATAGGCATCTGAAACAGCTTGTCCAACCGGAATACTTAAGGATTTAACTGTCTCTACACGATTTGTATTACCTAAATAACCTAGCATATCGGGGTTTAGTAAAATAGTGCCGTAGGTTCCTGTATTGCTATAAGCATTATCTTCTAAAGTTTTGGACAAAAACATAAGATTAAAAAAATGTTTTGTTAAATTATCCAAATGGGTCACACTATCAGTATTCCAACCACCGCTTAGTTGCCAGGCATATTCAACCAAGACAGGATTAACAGGATGACCAGTATGGGCTCTTATATTTTTAGCCATATTAATCATATTCCAAATTTTATATGGAGTTTCTATTTTTCCTGGATCACCATCACCGCCAGCACCATTGTAAGTAAATACCGAATCAACACGGATATCAGTTGGTTCTTGCAAAGCCCCATTAGTTATCGTTCCCATGGCTAAGTAATTTGGCCAACCAGAAATCATGGAGTTATTTTTATCTGTGTCATACGCAAAAGTTATGGTGCTTACAGAACAAAGAATCAAAAATTTAAGAGTTCTATTTTTCATGCAATATTTCCTAAATTTAGTCAGTGATGCGGCAAATAAATCAAACAAAGGTGATTTATTACTGATTTTTATAAATGAGTTTGAACCTAAACCTGAAAATTATATCACAATAGACACCATTTGTTTAAAAATAAATCACTTCCTCTTTGGATATAATGGTACGTATGTTGGCCATCGTAGGCGGAATTTAAGAAAAATTAACCATTGCTTCCACAGGAATGACTTTAGAGAGCGCCATCCTCTGTGAAAGCAAAGAGTATGCGGTGAAGTGAAATTCTAGTAAAGTTGATACTTTCCCCCGTTTTTCCGCTTTATTTTTTCAAACCCGTTTCAGTAGAATTAGTTGATAAATTAGAAAGTTGCTCTTGAGTCCAATTAAATAACTTTTGCCCCACTGCCATTCCCACTGCAACTCGTGCAGTACCCCATCCAATCCTAAATTGCTGTTGAAAAAAGCTCATCCGGCCAAGAAAAGAGCGTTGTTGGCTTTTTGAATCATTCCACACTTTAATAAGAGCTTCCTGTGTAGTTGGTGGTTTGATATTAGGAGGAGTTGCATATTGCATATTGCGAACATAGTTGAAGGGACTCGATAAAATTGTAGCAACTCCTGCTGCCGTTGCATTATGGATAAACTCTAGTTTCGGTTGATTTTCATGAGTAGTATTATTTTCAGATTTTTTTATCGTACTGCTCATAAGAGTACGCAACATTTCATAAGTACTTCCAAAAACCATGTCACGCGTCATTGTAGCTGCCGTTCCTTTTAGAAAAGGTTTAATACCTCCCAGATTCCACATTTCCCTAACACTTGAACGAAAAGATGCATTTTCTTGTCCCCAAGTATGGTATTTGATCGCTGAAATGCTGTTTGTGAATATTCCTCCAATACTTCCGGCAGTCAGGCCCACAAAAAATTGAGAAAGTGTTTGATTAATCCCTAAGGTATTGCGTAAATAAGGAAATAAGTATCTATTTAGCTCCCCTTGTGCCACATAGTAGATACCGCCAAGAAAAGCGCGTTGGACGAATGCCTGAGAAAAACCTTGGTAAGGAGATTTAAAATTTTGAGAGAGCAGGAAAGGACGATTAAATTTCACAGATAAATACAAGGCTCGATCCCATGGATTAAACAATCCTGAGTTTGATGCTCCAGCAAGCAATCCACTGGCAACATCAATATTAAATTTTTGCTTGTAATTTTGCTTTAAATCCGACTCAGATGCTTGTTCTTTGATACCTTTTTTGCTCATCTTCCCCCCAAACATTTAATTTTGAAAAATAGATGGCATTATAGCTTATTTGTTCAAATAACAAACTTTTAAAAATGATTCCTATATTCTAGGAAAATTCAATACCTTCCCGCAAAATACCGCATTAAGATTATCCTTTCTCAAACACTGAATTTTGGAAAAGACAAAAAATGACAATAACTTTCCAGTTATCTACATAATATCTATAATAACAACAGATATTTATATTAGAATGGGACTACTAAATAGTCGCAAATGGAGATTGTATTATGGCGAATGTAGCTCAAGTATTAGTGGATACTTTAAATAATGCTGGAATAAAACGGATTTATGGTATCGTCGGCGACTCGTTAAATGGGGTTACTAATGCCTTACAAAAGTATAAAAAAATATAGAGTGGATACATGTGCGGCATGAGGAAGCCGCAGCGTTTGCAGCAGGAGCAGAAGCGCAATTAACGGGGGAATTGACTGTTTGTGCAGGAAGTTGTGGACCAGGTAATTTGCATTTAATTAATGGACTTTATGATTGTCATCGTAGTGGGGCCCCAGTATTGGCAATTGCGGCACATATTCCAAGCCCCGAAGTTGGCGGTGATTATTTTCAAGAAACTCATCCTAATATTTTATTTCAAGAATGCAGTTGTTTTTGCGAAGTGGTTTCGACTCCGGAGCAAATGCCTCGGTTGTTACATATTGCGATGCAGACGGCCAAGGCAAAATCGGGCGTTGCTGTATTAATTATTTCTGGTGACGTTGCTTTGCAACAAGCACAACGTAGTGCACGTACAGAAACTTATTCATTTATGCAGCCAGAGGTAGTCCCTCCTATGCCTGTGCTGATGGATATTGCCGCACGTCTAAATGCAGCTAAAAATGTTACCCTGTTTTGTGGTATTGGTGCCACAGGTGCGCACAATCAGTTGATGCAATTGTGTCACCTTTTACAAGCACCGGTTGTTCACACTTTACGAGGTAAACCTTTCATTGAGTACAATAATCCTTATGATGTAGGCATGACTGGACTTATCGGATTTTCTTCAGGTTATTATGCCATGGAGGCTTGTGATACTTTATTATTGCTAGGCACCAGTTTCCCATATCGGCAATTTTATCCAGCTAAAGCAGAAATTATTCAAATTGATTTGCACGGAAATCGATTAGGATTAAGAACGGATTTGGCTGTAGGCGCAGTGGGCGATATTAGTTGTACTTTAAAGGCCTTGATACCGTTATTACGTCCCAAAAATGACAGTAGCCATTTAGATAGAGCAAGAACGCATTACCATAAAGCCCGAG from Legionella sainthelensi carries:
- a CDS encoding GNAT family N-acetyltransferase; amino-acid sequence: MGIIETDRLVLRTWSNEDVVEYYRINQDPKVIEFLKGSLTMNEVTDFISSMNNQFDELGYTLWAAEEKTKGQFIGFIGLNLIKWEAPFGQAVEVGWRLGSKYWKKGYATEGARACLKYGFNQCDLKEIVSFTVPANIRSFRVMEKIGMIRDLDGDFAHPNLPLDHRLSKHILYRIQKKQ
- a CDS encoding thiamine pyrophosphate-binding protein produces the protein MANVAQVLVDTLNNAGIKRIYGIVGDSLNGVTNALQKYKKI
- the poxB gene encoding ubiquinone-dependent pyruvate dehydrogenase; its protein translation is MRHEEAAAFAAGAEAQLTGELTVCAGSCGPGNLHLINGLYDCHRSGAPVLAIAAHIPSPEVGGDYFQETHPNILFQECSCFCEVVSTPEQMPRLLHIAMQTAKAKSGVAVLIISGDVALQQAQRSARTETYSFMQPEVVPPMPVLMDIAARLNAAKNVTLFCGIGATGAHNQLMQLCHLLQAPVVHTLRGKPFIEYNNPYDVGMTGLIGFSSGYYAMEACDTLLLLGTSFPYRQFYPAKAEIIQIDLHGNRLGLRTDLAVGAVGDISCTLKALIPLLRPKNDSSHLDRARTHYHKARENLDALATKTSDHKPMHPQFLAKCIDHAADDDTVFTADVGTPTVWAARYLRMNGKRHLLGSFNHGSMANALSQAIGAQAAYPQRQVIALCGDGGFSMLMGEILTLIQQKLPVKIVIFNNGTLGFVEMEMHVGGMLDYGTSLLNPNFAALAEAIGIKGIRVESASTLPEDLEKAFAHQGPVIVDVVVDRNELIMPPTIEPGQVKGFSLYMMKAIINGQGNAVLDLMKTNLWRE